In Rattus rattus isolate New Zealand chromosome 9, Rrattus_CSIRO_v1, whole genome shotgun sequence, a genomic segment contains:
- the LOC116909132 gene encoding olfactory receptor 2B11: MRSANQSCFWDTPKDFILLGISDRPWLELPVFVVLLVSYILAVLGNISIILVSQLDLQLQSPMYVFLSHLSFLDLCYTTTTVPQMLFNMGSSRKTISYGGCTVQYAIFHWLGCTECVVLAAMALDRYVAICEPLRYAIIMHRPLCQRLVATAWLSGFGNSLVQVILTVQLPFCGRQVLNNFFCEVPAMIKLSCADTTANDATLAVLVAFFVLVPLALILLSYGFIAQAVMRIQSSRGRRKAFGTCSSHLLVVSLFYLPAIYMYLQPPSSYSQEQGKFISLFYSIITPTLNPFIYTLRNKDVKGALGRLLARTGRLCGR, translated from the coding sequence ATGAGAAGTGCCAACCAAAGCTGCTTCTGGGACACCCCAAAGGACTTCATTCTCCTGGGCATTTCTGACAGGCCATGGCTGGAGCTCCCAGTCTTTGTGGTCCTCCTGGTGTCCTACATTCTGGCTGTGCTTGGAAACATCTCCATCATCCTGGTATCCCAGCTGGATCTCCAGCTTCAGAGTCCCATGTACGTGTTCCTCAGCCACTTGTCCTTCCTGGACCTCTgctacaccaccaccaccgtccCTCAGATGCTGTTCAACATGGGCAGCTCCCGGAAGACCATCAGTTACGGGGGTTGCACCGTGCAATACGCCATTTTCCACTGGCTGGGCTGCACCGAGTGCGTTGTCTTGGCTGCCATGGCTCTGGACCGCTACGTGGCCATCTGTGAGCCACTCCGGTATGCTATCATCATGCACCGCCCACTCTGCCAGCGGCTGGTGGCTACAGCCTGGCTCAGCGGCTTCGGCAACTCCCTCGTTCAGGTCATCCTGACGGTGCAACTGCCTTTCTGTGGCCGGCAGGTGCTGAACAACTTCTTCTGCGAGGTGCCAGCCATGATCAAGCTGTCCTGTGCTGATACAACCGCGAATGATGCCACACTGGCTGTGCTGGTGGCCTTCTTCGTGCTGGTCCCTCTAGCCCTTATCCTCCTCTCCTATGGCTTCATTGCTCAGGCAGTGATGAGGATCCAGTCCTCCAGGGGGCGGCGCAAGGCCTTCGGGACTTGCTCTTCCCACCTGCTGGTGGTCTCCCTCTTCTACCTGCCCGCCATCTACATGTACCTGCAGCCTCCGTCCAGCTACTCCCAAGAGCAGGGCAAGTTTATCTCCCTCTTCTATTCTATAATCACCCCCACCCTTAACCCTTTCATCTACACCTTGAGGAATAAGGACGTGAAGGGAGCTCTCGGAAGACTCCTGGCAAGGACCGGGAGGCTGTGTGGAAGGTGA